Part of the Tolypothrix sp. PCC 7910 genome, ACATCGTCGTGGAGGTGGACGCAAAGAATTATTATCCATCCCAGAACAAGTATGTTTGTGCTTGTTTTATCTGAGACAAATACCCACATTTGAAGTTTTAGGAATAATGTTTGGTATATCAAAAACTTTATCTAATGATACTTTTCATTACTGGAGAAAAATATTACGTAAGATTCTCCCTTCTAGTTTAATAGAGCAAGTAGAAAATAAAGAAGGAGATTTGCTCATTATACAAGAAATATTAACGAATTTTAAGTTGCTAGTTGATAGCGTAGAACAGCCTATAGATAGACCATCTGACAACGAAGAACAGAAAAAGTTCTTTTCGGGAAAGAAAAAACAGCATACTATAAAAAACCAGATAGTTTCCTTGCCAGAGGGAAAAGATATTATTGATGTTACAGTAGGCTCTCCAGGGCCAACAGCAGACATAAAATTATTTAGAGAGCAACAAACAAAATTTGATGAAAAACAAGAATTTACGGGAGATAAAGCGTATCAAGGTGGGAATAATATTACTACCCCTCATAAGAAGAAAAGAAAACAACAATTAAATGAACAACAAAAAGAAGAAAATAAAGCTCTATCAAGTAAGCGTATATTTGTTGAGCATTTAATACGTATTGTAAAAATTTTCCAAGTGGCATCACAAAGATTTAGATTAAATGCTGATGTTTATAATGAAATAGTTTTGTTAGTTTGTGGTCTAGTAAGACTGCGAATTGGCACTTTCGTATTACCGAATAGCGCCATAAATTAGTATCAATTAAAAATTGTGTTTGCGTTAGGCAAGATTATGTATTTTTCTGCTCTAAACTATCAGTAACTATATCAAACACTTATTGTTCCATTGCAACAGAATCTGCAAGGACTGGTCTCAAAGCCTTGTAAATATAGGCTTGCGAGTTTTCGGACGGGTCTATTTATCGCGGACTTTATCATTTTAGTGTTGCCCATGACAAAGGCAAGGCTGATGATCCGATTAAATACTTTGCTGCAAAAGAGAATCAAGATTTAGGAGTAGTCAAAGCCCTCCGAAAACCAGTCCCCAAGCTAAATTTGTCCCCTTTTTTCGCACCCCCTTGACAAATCTGCCATTTCCTTAACCTCTCACAGGTGACTCTTTGTTTTCATTGCTGGAAGTGCGATCGCGATCGCGATCGCTCTAGCTTTTGCGTCCAACTATCACTCTTATTCTTCGCATTTTCTGATAGGCAATGCGAGCGCTCAATCAACTTCAGTATAATTACTTATTGTTCATCTTTCTAAGTTCGGATATTCTGATCGCCAGCTTGTTGTTTGGGCAAGTTTGCGATCGTATTGCACTACCATGAACCTGTTATCCGTATATTTCCTGACATTCACTATCAATCCATCAATACTCTTTCTCCAAGAGAGATAGTTGTTTTCGCTACCCTGGCGAAGATTAGCAAATATAAAGAAATACCTTTGAAATAGAGGTTTTGGGGAGTGAAAGTATAGAATATCAGGCATTTACTGCGTAACTTACTTCTGAGGTAGCCTACCTTACCTGAGTTCACAAGGATAATAGCTGTTTTAAAATCACCTAAGCAGCATCGTCAAAATTACGTAGTTAATTTTTGTATTAATTTTTTTAATAAAAAACAGAATTATATAATTAAACGCTGATGATTAAGCAAGAACTTGAAGAGAATGGGTATGCAGTCATAGATTTTCTTAGTCAAACTGAAGTACAAAGTCTGCTCAACTTTGATAAAAACTCTCCTTTTCCTCAAAATCTATTAGCTGCGGGGATGACTTTTAGCATAAATACATCAGACTTAGCATACCGAACGCTACTTACTCAGGAAGTAAAAAAGTATTTTGCTCAAAAATTAGCAATTTTATTTCCTGAATATAGAATAATGCTTTGTAATTTAGTTTTTAAAAGTCCTGACGTTTTATCTAGCGAAATGCCTCTAAATCAAGACCCATCTTTAGTAGAGAGACATTTCTAAAATCATTTGGAGTATGGTGTCCTTTGATGGATGTAGATGAGCAAAATGGCTGTCTTCATATTGTCAAAAAAAGTCATTTACTCAATTCAAAACCAAGACCATTTTGGGCTTTTGACGGCTTTCCCTACAGTCAAGATATTTTATCACTGATGCAACAAAAATATCTGATCAGTGTTCCCATGAAAGCCGGACAAGCACTGATATATGACAAGCGACTTTTTCATGGTTCGCCACCCAATACAACTACTTTTACAAGAATCGCAGCTATATGCAGCTTAGTTCCTCAAAATATCTTGACTCATTTTTGTTACAGAGAGTCACTAACCTCAAACAAGCTAGAAGTATTTGAGGTAGAGGATGAATTTTACGATCACTACACTGTCGGTCAAAAACCAGAAGGCGTGAAAAGTTTAGGTGTCTCTAATTATGAAGTTGAACCAGTAACACCAGCACTACTTGTAGAAAAACTAGAAACACAAAATTTATATATGAAATCTCCTAATTCAATCAACTTTGAAATTAACTTTAAGCCGCAACTTTTAGAAAAACTTAACTCATCCCCTCAAAAAGTAGCAATCCTCGTCAGCAATGAATTTGAAGGATTTTCTCGAAATGGGGGAATAGGTACTTATTACACAACCTTAAGTCAAAAACTAAAATCTGATGGCTGGTACGTCATTCTACTGCTTTGTCAAACTGAAACTGATTTTCAAGGAGAAGCCAGTTTTCCTAATGTAGATTGCGTCTTCTCTACTCATGAAATAGAACAGGTTTTAAATCTCCAACCTATTCATCATCAAATTTTATCTACAACTCAGCAAGATAAAATCAGCAATAGCTTTGACTATGAGAATTTTTCTTGCCTATTCTTCACTCAAGCAGTTGTAAACACCTTCTCAGATGCAGTCATATATATAGAATTTCCTGAAATTTGGGGATTTGGCTACCGTACAATTCAAGCCAAACAAACTGGACTTTTAGGTAACAGTTGTCTAATTGGTGTCACTTCTCATGGTTCCTTTGAATGGTTGCGAGAAGTAAATAGCCAACACACTACAGAATTACCTCAATGGTTCTGGAAAGATTACCACTACGAACAATTCTCCTACGAAAACGCCGATATCACTTATTTTCCTTCTTACTTCCTCAAATCAAAACTAGAAAGCTACGGCTGGAAAACCTCTCACGCCAAACATTTACCTTATTTTCTACCAATTCTAGAACTACCAATTACCAATCAAGAAATAATTCAGCTAGATTCTGCCAAAATCCCCCTCATCTTTTTTGGTCGTCTTGAAGAACGAAAAGGACTCTGCACTTTTATAGAAGCAATTAAATCATTAGAATCTACCTTAGTTAATAAAATTCAAATTATATTTATCGGTAAAATTATTCCCCTACAATCATCTCAATTCCAACATTTAAACAGTCAGGAATATATTCAACAACAACTGGGTAACTACTTTAATTACCACCTATTATATGATTTATCTAGTCAAGCAGCAATTCAATTCATCACCGCACTAAAACAGCCAATTGTTTGCCTCACTAGCCTACAGGAAAACTTTCCGAATGCAGCGCTAGAAATGGGACAATTACCTGTGAGTTTAATTGTTTCAGATACAGGAGGATTTAGCGAAACCTTAAACTTAATTGAACGTGCTGATGGTGTGCGTTGGTTTGAAGCTGGAAATTTTCATGCCTTAACTCAAGCTATCATACAAGCCATTCATAACTATCCAGAAAACCCATCCACTCCTCAACAAGATTTATTAGAAAAAATCAATCAACGCTTATTAAACCAGAAATTAGAATACATGAGCCAAGCCTTTATAGACGCAGCACCCAAAGCACCTCAAACTCCAAAAGTAACTATTGGAATTACCTGCTTACAACCAACTTTAACCTTATTAGAATGCTTAGAAAGCCTAGATAAACAAACTTATACTAACTTTGATGTCATTGTTTTATATATTTCCTCTTCAAGCAATGAAGTCATAGAAAATCTCATCATTCAAGCGCAAACCAAATATCCTAACTATAAATACTTAAGTACAGAAGCTAATAGAAGTTTAGGAGAAACTTATAACTACCTAGTAGATTTGGCAGATGGGGAATACTTTATCCAATTTTCACCAGAACAAATAGCTTTACCATTGATGGTAGAAAAGCTAGTTACAGCAGCTTGGGAGGCTAATGCAGATATAGTGGTGTGTCCGCAAGCCACAACTAAAGAAGGAGAAGCAGTAGAAACCCTTACTTTGATTGATGGCTGTTTGCTCAACCTGTTAGAATTTAACTACAATCGGGATATCTCTGCATTATTTTCCCTGAAACTGCTCAAAGAGTTCCCCTATTCGTCAGAAAGAGGATTGTTAGCACTCAATTGGCAGATTTTAGCAGCTGCGATCGCCACTGACAAACCCATTGCTTACTATCCCTACCCTCTCTATCTCACTCACAGCCCTTCCCACACCATCATTACTCCAGCCAATCTTGCCAAAGAACGTTACTACCTACGTCAATACTTATTCCAAATTGAGCCATCTAAGTGGAATCAGCGTCAACTCAATCTGCTGCTGACAGGTGTTGAACAACTCTTGCAATCAAAGCAGCAAGTATCCACCAATATTCAACAATTATCTCCCCAGTCCCAAGCTTGGATGCTCACTGCACAGCAAATTCAAGACGAACTCACACATATACAATCTTGGAACCAACAACTACTAGCCGGAAAAGATTGGTTAGAAGCACAATGGCAATCTTGGATGCTGAAAGCACAAAAAGCAGAAGTCGAGGTAGAAAAAAGACAGCTTACCATCAACACAATGCAAAGTAGTCGCTTTTGGCGACTCCGCAATAGTTGGATTAAATTCAAACAAAGATTAGGAGTCAAAAATGCCGATCGACTTCAGCTAGCATCGCAAGTTTATGCCGATTCTCGCATTCGTGATTTAGTGACTCTCATCGCCACTCGCAAAATTAAATACTTCCAAGCTGAACCTTCCCCAACTCCTGTCGTTTCGATTATCTCTTCCTTTTTCAACGACTATCTATATTTTGAAACCACTTATCGCAGCATTATCAATCAAACCTTCCAAAACTGGGAATGGATTATTGTTGACGACGCTTCAACTCATCCCGATGCAGTAGCATTCATTCAATCCTTACCAGAAAGAACCAAGAAAATTAGAATTAGTTTCCATACTACCAATCAAGGCGTAGCCGCAGGTAGAAATACTGCGATCGCCCAAGCGCAAGGTAAATATCTATTTTTTATCGATATGGACGACATTATCGACCCTACATACATCGAAAAATGCGTCCTCTTCCTAGAAACCCATCCAGAATTTTCCTTAGTTAACTCCTACGCCGTTGGCTTTCAAGCAGAAGAATATTGGTGGAATCGCGGCTTGAGTAAGCCTAGTGCATTTTTTGCCGCCAATCAAGTCACAGGTCGATTGCTTTATCGAAAATCAGACTTTAATCAACTGGGGGGATTCGATCCAGAAAAAAGCTTAAACCCCTATGCAGATTGGGAACGGTGGTTGAAAGCAATATCCAATCACCAAAAAGGATGGACAATTCCAGAATACTTGGACTGCTATCGTCGTACCACTTCTGGGATGCTTGCAACCTTTTTGCATAACAGTACAGAAGTCAAACGTGTCACTGAGTTAATCCAGTCTCGCTATCGGGACTTTTTTACTCATACCCCTCCCCAAGATATTTATCTCAACCGCCACTCTTTTGAATCTAACCAAATTCAGTTAAAAATTCCAGTTACAAACACCCTCACTCGCTACAATTTTGGGAAACGCATTCTATTTTTCTTCCCTTTTCTAGAAGTTGGTGGATCTGACAAATTTAACTTAGATTTATTAACTTTATTAGAACAACGTGGTTACGACATTACTATCGCCACCACCTTAAAATCCGAACATACTTGGCATCAACACTTCTACCAAATTACACCAGATATTTTTCACCTCCCCAACCTTTTAGATCGAGTTCACTGG contains:
- a CDS encoding transposase family protein; the encoded protein is MISIFDYIQKYPRRAKQLLGINYDQFTDLVNYAKNSHEEEQLKLEQKKVRIHRRGGGRKELLSIPEQVCLCLFYLRQIPTFEVLGIMFGISKTLSNDTFHYWRKILRKILPSSLIEQVENKEGDLLIIQEILTNFKLLVDSVEQPIDRPSDNEEQKKFFSGKKKQHTIKNQIVSLPEGKDIIDVTVGSPGPTADIKLFREQQTKFDEKQEFTGDKAYQGGNNITTPHKKKRKQQLNEQQKEENKALSSKRIFVEHLIRIVKIFQVASQRFRLNADVYNEIVLLVCGLVRLRIGTFVLPNSAIN
- a CDS encoding glycosyltransferase; the encoded protein is MFSRETFLKSFGVWCPLMDVDEQNGCLHIVKKSHLLNSKPRPFWAFDGFPYSQDILSLMQQKYLISVPMKAGQALIYDKRLFHGSPPNTTTFTRIAAICSLVPQNILTHFCYRESLTSNKLEVFEVEDEFYDHYTVGQKPEGVKSLGVSNYEVEPVTPALLVEKLETQNLYMKSPNSINFEINFKPQLLEKLNSSPQKVAILVSNEFEGFSRNGGIGTYYTTLSQKLKSDGWYVILLLCQTETDFQGEASFPNVDCVFSTHEIEQVLNLQPIHHQILSTTQQDKISNSFDYENFSCLFFTQAVVNTFSDAVIYIEFPEIWGFGYRTIQAKQTGLLGNSCLIGVTSHGSFEWLREVNSQHTTELPQWFWKDYHYEQFSYENADITYFPSYFLKSKLESYGWKTSHAKHLPYFLPILELPITNQEIIQLDSAKIPLIFFGRLEERKGLCTFIEAIKSLESTLVNKIQIIFIGKIIPLQSSQFQHLNSQEYIQQQLGNYFNYHLLYDLSSQAAIQFITALKQPIVCLTSLQENFPNAALEMGQLPVSLIVSDTGGFSETLNLIERADGVRWFEAGNFHALTQAIIQAIHNYPENPSTPQQDLLEKINQRLLNQKLEYMSQAFIDAAPKAPQTPKVTIGITCLQPTLTLLECLESLDKQTYTNFDVIVLYISSSSNEVIENLIIQAQTKYPNYKYLSTEANRSLGETYNYLVDLADGEYFIQFSPEQIALPLMVEKLVTAAWEANADIVVCPQATTKEGEAVETLTLIDGCLLNLLEFNYNRDISALFSLKLLKEFPYSSERGLLALNWQILAAAIATDKPIAYYPYPLYLTHSPSHTIITPANLAKERYYLRQYLFQIEPSKWNQRQLNLLLTGVEQLLQSKQQVSTNIQQLSPQSQAWMLTAQQIQDELTHIQSWNQQLLAGKDWLEAQWQSWMLKAQKAEVEVEKRQLTINTMQSSRFWRLRNSWIKFKQRLGVKNADRLQLASQVYADSRIRDLVTLIATRKIKYFQAEPSPTPVVSIISSFFNDYLYFETTYRSIINQTFQNWEWIIVDDASTHPDAVAFIQSLPERTKKIRISFHTTNQGVAAGRNTAIAQAQGKYLFFIDMDDIIDPTYIEKCVLFLETHPEFSLVNSYAVGFQAEEYWWNRGLSKPSAFFAANQVTGRLLYRKSDFNQLGGFDPEKSLNPYADWERWLKAISNHQKGWTIPEYLDCYRRTTSGMLATFLHNSTEVKRVTELIQSRYRDFFTHTPPQDIYLNRHSFESNQIQLKIPVTNTLTRYNFGKRILFFFPFLEVGGSDKFNLDLLTLLEQRGYDITIATTLKSEHTWHQHFYQITPDIFHLPNLLDRVHWLAFSRYIIESRQIDIFVISNSYIAYYFLPLLRAEFPQVAFIDYTHTCDPGWRGNGYPRVSCQFSRFLDYQVVSSQHLAKLYQSINPKISAKLKVCYTSIDTNKWQPNLQKRNELRSWLCVSEQTVVILFPARIVEQKRPLFLLEIIKELEKKSLQISLIILGEGHLLPAMKTKISQLGLDSICRILPTVDSEQMLKFYSAADIFLLPSEYEGISLATYEAMSMELPVVAADVGGQKELVTPETGFLIAKGNSDAAEVQEYVNVLVALIQDPSLRRQVGVAARQRVGDLFPLDAMAKQMEMIFADAIKARQIQPQPVINSQTETETLLLALEYMQETVTESQPQSDRVQIYSEPTTKQLLISLLRKLKKYHTLKGLFWLSSRFRYTIKSLL